In one window of Temnothorax longispinosus isolate EJ_2023e chromosome 11, Tlon_JGU_v1, whole genome shotgun sequence DNA:
- the Dnk gene encoding deoxynucleoside kinase isoform X2, with translation MSGSIGKLYRRPFTVCVEGNIGSGKTTFLSHFKKFDNVTVLEEPVELWRDVSGTNLLELMYSEPSRYAFLFQSYVQLTMLQLHTCKTSSPYKIMERSVYSAMCFVENLKRKNVLRDVEVTILEDWYDWCLKSANIETDLIVYLRTTPEIVYERMKQRGRKEENAISLKYLKQIHQIHDDWLYHQTLKPVPSPVITLNGDRELHEMVEEFDKCKNEIFSKVIDDRDINNTMITVSTNRVLPEIKAISD, from the exons ATGTCTGGCTCTATTGGTAAACTCTACAGACGTCCCTTCACCGTATGCGTGGAGGGCAACATAGGAAGTGGTAAAACAACGTTTCTAAGTCACTTCAAGAAATTTGACAATGTTACTGTATTAGAAGAGCCGGTCGAGCTTTGGCGTGACGTGTCTGGGACGAATCTGCTG GAATTAATGTACAGCGAACCATCTCGTTATGCCTTCTTGTTCCAATCTTATGTACAATTGACTATGCTCCAATTGCACACCTGTAAGACATCCTCGCCGTACAAAATTATGGAAAGGTCCGTTTACAGCGCAATGTGCTTCGTCGAAAATTTAAAACGCAAAAATGTACTGCGTGATGTTGAAGTTACTATTTTAGAGGACTGGTATGATTGGTGTTTGAAAAGTGCCAATATAGAAACCGACTTGATAG TATACTTGAGGACGACACCTGAGATCGTATATGAGAGAATGAAACAACGAGGTCGAAAAGAAGAGAACGCCATTTCGTTGAAGTATCTTAAGCAAATCCATCAGATCCATGACGACTGGCTCTATCATCAAACTCTAAAGCCGGTGCCATCACCGGTTATAACCCTAAACGGTGATCGAGAGCTCCATGAAATGGTGGAGGAATtcgataaatgtaaaaatgaaatCTTCAGCAAGGTAATAGACGAtcgcgatataaataatacaatgatTACTGTATCGACAAATCGTGTGCTACCCGAAATTAAAGCTATCTCAGATTAA
- the Imd gene encoding immune deficiency yields the protein MITPARNVDLPERSTFLGGKAHRAFKKMPILSKLSRRLHSKLTTDAIPDPPRTESHVPNLSTTPDEELTKTESKSMPATPQKEQVVVDDTLSTQRQKSVPNDARPTTSTDFSTKSSEDLGDTRSTSESKEYKRSTKTKKYPKGTNIVITNSNGVNITNVKSYTCQVNQYSANDAAQSETASKTKLRPMPEDVQELSTCKEELGLDDMLIIKIHVGHGWRDIARKLLYLDGQIDQFEENFRHIGVDEIIYQLLLDWKQANTRDAQLGTLVSILWDCQEYDCVEQLAEARKNSS from the exons GCACATCGAGCATTTAAGAAAATGCCGATCCTATCCAAATTATCGCGCCGGCTTCATAGTAAGTTGACGACGGACGCGATACCGGATCCACCGCGGACCGAGAGCCACGTGCCTAATCTTTCAACGACTCCGGATGAGGAATTGACGAAAACGGAGTCGAAGTCGATGCCTGCCACGCCGCAAAAGGAGCAGGTCGTTGTCGATGACACGTTGTCGACACAAAGGCAAAAATCGGTGCCGAACGACGCGAGGCCAACGACATCCACCGATTTTAGCACAAAATCATCAGAAGACCTCGGCGACACGAGGTCGACGAGCGAATCGAAGGAATATAAACGATCAACGAAGACGAAGAAATATC CGAAAGGCACAAATATTGTCATAACCAATTCTAATGGAGTGAACATCACGAACGTCAAGAGTTACACATGCCAAGTGAATCAGTACTCGGCGAATGATGCGGCGCAGTCTGAGACAGCTTCGAAGACCAAGTTACGGCCGATGCCCGAGGATGTGCAGGAGTTAAGTACGTGCAAAGAGGAACTCGGGTTGGACGATATGCTCATTATTAAGATACACGTTGGGCACGGATGGCGGGATATCGCGAGGAAACTCTTGTACTTGGACGGGCAGATCGATCAATTCGAGGAGAATTTCAGGCATATTGGTGTCGATGAG ATAATCTATCAGCTATTGCTTGATTGGAAGCAAGCCAACACACGGGATGCTCAACTCGGCACGTTAGTTAGCATACTGTGGGATTGCCAGGAGTACGACTGCGTTGAGCAATTAGCTGAAGCTCGTAAGAACTCATCTTAG
- the Dnk gene encoding deoxynucleoside kinase isoform X1 yields the protein MASAGKAALEAFIKMSGSIGKLYRRPFTVCVEGNIGSGKTTFLSHFKKFDNVTVLEEPVELWRDVSGTNLLELMYSEPSRYAFLFQSYVQLTMLQLHTCKTSSPYKIMERSVYSAMCFVENLKRKNVLRDVEVTILEDWYDWCLKSANIETDLIVYLRTTPEIVYERMKQRGRKEENAISLKYLKQIHQIHDDWLYHQTLKPVPSPVITLNGDRELHEMVEEFDKCKNEIFSKVIDDRDINNTMITVSTNRVLPEIKAISD from the exons ATGGCTTCCGCCG GTAAAGCAGCTCTTGAAGCCTTCATCAAAATGTCTGGCTCTATTGGTAAACTCTACAGACGTCCCTTCACCGTATGCGTGGAGGGCAACATAGGAAGTGGTAAAACAACGTTTCTAAGTCACTTCAAGAAATTTGACAATGTTACTGTATTAGAAGAGCCGGTCGAGCTTTGGCGTGACGTGTCTGGGACGAATCTGCTG GAATTAATGTACAGCGAACCATCTCGTTATGCCTTCTTGTTCCAATCTTATGTACAATTGACTATGCTCCAATTGCACACCTGTAAGACATCCTCGCCGTACAAAATTATGGAAAGGTCCGTTTACAGCGCAATGTGCTTCGTCGAAAATTTAAAACGCAAAAATGTACTGCGTGATGTTGAAGTTACTATTTTAGAGGACTGGTATGATTGGTGTTTGAAAAGTGCCAATATAGAAACCGACTTGATAG TATACTTGAGGACGACACCTGAGATCGTATATGAGAGAATGAAACAACGAGGTCGAAAAGAAGAGAACGCCATTTCGTTGAAGTATCTTAAGCAAATCCATCAGATCCATGACGACTGGCTCTATCATCAAACTCTAAAGCCGGTGCCATCACCGGTTATAACCCTAAACGGTGATCGAGAGCTCCATGAAATGGTGGAGGAATtcgataaatgtaaaaatgaaatCTTCAGCAAGGTAATAGACGAtcgcgatataaataatacaatgatTACTGTATCGACAAATCGTGTGCTACCCGAAATTAAAGCTATCTCAGATTAA